The following are encoded together in the Lactuca sativa cultivar Salinas chromosome 1, Lsat_Salinas_v11, whole genome shotgun sequence genome:
- the LOC111881098 gene encoding uncharacterized protein LOC111881098: MYILNPTKITSRFPFLNPTRGVPKLQFSKILQQNKGFREGPTTKMAWSLERCDEGSIESRSGNIRPATEAYADEAIQALKAGKVIAVPTDTLYGFACDACSVEAVNRIYEIKGRKHTSPLAICVGDINDIGRFAVTNHLPLGLLDNLLPGPVTVVLSRGESSILEKSLNPGLDTIGVRIPDFEFMRVIARGCGSALALTSANLSGQPSSLDIKEFKNLWEHCSFVYDGGVLPAGRAGSTVVDLSMIGKYKILRPGSAKEETVSILEKYSLLEEGAAG, from the exons atgtatatactaaaccctacgaAGATAACCTCTCGATTTCCCTTCTTAAACCCTACTCGAG GTGTACCAAAGCttcaattttcaaaaattctCCAACAGAACAAGGGATTTCGAGAAGGACCAACAACAAAAATGGCATGGAGTTTGGAGAGATGCGATGAAGGAAGCATCGAAAGTAGGTCTGGTAACATTCGACCCGCAACAGAGGCCTACGCTGATGAAGCAATCCAAGCTTTAAAAGCTGGAAAGGTCATAGCTGTCCCCACTGATACACTCTATGGTTTTGCTTGTGACGCATG CTCTGTTGAAGCAGTCAACAGAATATATGAAATCAAAGGGCGTAAACACACGAGCCCTTTAGCCATTTGTGTTGGTGACATAAACGACATAGGACGATTTGCTGTCACAAACCATCTCCCTCTTGGCTTGCTTGATAACCTCCTTCCAGGACCCGTAACCGTGGTTCTATCAAGAG GGGAATCAAGTATTCTTGAGAAATCATTAAACCCTGGATTGGATACAATTGGAGTTCGAATTCCTGATTTTGAATTTATGAGGGTGATTGCTCGAGGGTGTGGAAGTGCATTGGCGTTAACAAGTGCAAATCTTAGTGGACAACCGAGTAGTTTAGATATTAAAGAGTTCAAGAATCTTTGGGAACATTGTAGTTTTGTTTATGATGGTGGTGTTCTTCCAGCAGGGCGTGCAGGGTCAACGGTTGTTGACCTTTCTATGATTGGGAAATACAAGATCTTGAGACCCGGAAG TGCTAAAGAAGAGACAGTTTCAATATTGGAGAAGTACTCTTTACTAGAAGAAGGAGCTGCTGGTTGA